A genomic stretch from Pseudoliparis swirei isolate HS2019 ecotype Mariana Trench chromosome 18, NWPU_hadal_v1, whole genome shotgun sequence includes:
- the aggf1 gene encoding angiogenic factor with G patch and FHA domains 1 isoform X2, with protein MAVVSRVASKHYHGFNCNSLNIINNMYSSVSVTRNGYKHVYFQLSDRLTCRADRKLTEREPDANVLLMENEVWENEVWEPDVDAQPEEPEEPEEPEELRLRVEFLNQELRDCRAELSRLQKQLKQTERLQRSTEGYNEDLRRQVDQLSAEIHERKKKDKDKVHNVTQTEEYVWTETDYYNYYYGGQAQKPEASDTKDCLDAAAEEVVNGEEATGGSTPVEAANANPDDSVAVPPEEENGGSIADMLRATAEEAMTQTGFVFDEATGMYYDRGTSFYYDSASQLYYDANTGFYYCFDAESGRYQFHSRIEVAAAEPIQDKSAAEKKSRKLKKGSKKSSHQENKEFIFDELEEEETEWVERKTMKKKAKRKSRSPDVAPRRKHSKRREGSGKTSSKRKRQRTDSEEEEEEKERSRRKKKKSKSKKLKKKKSPASSVDSEGNSEPEEGEITESEKEWESTPSFSSASSSKETSEMETHGHEAKDIWPPCVRVTVVRSPVLQVGTLFIITADAPASIGREKDMDHAIRIPEMGVSKFHAEVYFDPELQGYMLVDQGSQNGTVINGNRILQPKTKCEPHALMHGDEVKMGDSVLSFHIHAGTDTCDGCEPGQVMAHLSKHPREESSGPTLTKEDKEALRQKELKQMKAKYGLQSSEYEEVKALKNPRYQDRAQCRRQTVGSEGAFQRDDAPASVHQEISEVNKGRKMLEKMGWRKGEGLGKEGTGMKDPIQLKIRKSQSGLGAGGAVSLDCASVTKSKSQKNWEKARERFADSCQPDEPSLKTQKKKSPKAWVKEEEPETDQNKWPRAWVKEEEPETDQNKWPRAWVQGEEPETATDQD; from the exons ATGGCGGTTGTGAGCAGGGTGGCCAGTAAACATTACCACGGTTTTAACTGTAACTCTCTCAATATCATCAACAACATGTACTCCAGTGTATCGGTAACACGGAATGGTTACAAACATGTGTATTTTCAACTTTCAGATCGGCTCACGTGTCGCGCGGACAGGAAACTCACTGAAAGAGAGCCGGACGCGAACG TTTTGCTCATGGAGAACGAAGTGTGGGAGAACGAAGTGTGGGAGCCCGACGTCGACGCGCAGCCGGAGGAGCCGGAGGAGCCGGAGGAGCCGGAGGAGCTCCGGCTGCGCGTGGAGTTCCTGAACCAGGAGCTCCGCGACTGCAGAGCCGAGCTGAGCCGGttgcagaagcagctgaagcaAACCGAGCGGCTGCAGAGGAGCACGGAGGGCTACAACGAGGACCTGCGCAGACAG GTCGACCAGCTGAGTGCAGAGATTCACGAGcggaagaagaaggacaaagaCAAAGTTCACAATGTAACTCAGACGGAAGAATATGTGTGGACAGAAACAG ATTATTACAACTACTACTATGGAGGCCAGGCTCAGAAGCCAGAGGCTTCGGACACGAAGGACTGCCTCGACGCGGCAGCCGAGGAGGTCGTCAACGGCGAGGAGGCAACGGGGGGTTCAACACCGGTGGAGGCAGCTAATGCTAACCCAGATGACAGTGTTGCAGTCCCACCTGAG GAGGAGAACGGAGGATCCATCGCTGACATGCTGAGGGCGACGGCCGAAGAGGCCATGACGCAGACCGGGTTCGTCTTCGATGAGGCGACCGGGATGTACTACGACCGCGGCACCAGCTTCTACTACGACTCG GCCAGTCAGTTGTACTACGACGCCAACACGGGCTTTTACTACTGCTTCGACGCCGAGAGCGGGCGATACCAATTCCACTCCAGGATCGAGGTGGCCGCCGCGGAGCCGATTCAAGACAAGAGCGCCGCGGAAAAGAAAAGCAGGAAGTTGAAGAAAGGGTCCAAGAAATCATCCCACCAGGAGAATAAG GAGTTCATATTCGACGagttggaagaagaagaaaccgaaTGGGTCGAAAGGAAAACGATGAAGAAGAAAGCCAAACGGAAGTCTCGCAGTCCAGACGTGGCGCCGCGTAGGAAACACTCCAAGCGCAGAGAGGGGAGCGGCAAGACCTCGTCCAAGAGGAAGAGGCAGAGAACAgattctgaggaggaggaggaggagaaggagagatcgaggaggaaaaagaagaaatcaaAGTCCAAGaagctgaagaagaaaaagagtccGGCTTCCAGCGTCGACTCCGAGGGGAACAGCGAACCGGAAGAGGGGGAGATCACGGAGTCCGAGAAGGAGTGGGAGTCCACTCCCTCGTTCTCATCGGCCTCCAGCTCCAAGGAAACGTCCGAAATGGAGACCCATGGTCATGAAG CCAAAGACATCTGGCCGCCCTGCGTCAGAGTGACGGTGGTCCGGTCCCCCGTCCTGCAGGTGGGCACGCTGTTCATCATCACGGCCGACGCCCCGGCCTCCATCGGCAG AGAGAAGGATATGGACCATGCCATCCGAATACCGGAGATGGGAGTCAGCaag TTCCACGCAGAGGTGTACTTCGACCCCGAGCTGCAGGGCTACATGCTGGTGGACCAGGGCAGCCAGAACGGAACCGTCATCAACGGCAACCGGATCCTGCAG CCCAAAACCAAATGCGAGCCGCACGCGCTGATGCACGGCGACGAGGTGAAGATGGGCGACAGCGTGCTGTCCTTCCACATCCACGCGGGGACGGACACCTGCGACGGCTGTGAGCCCGGCCAGGTGATGGCGCACCTCAGCAAGCACccgagagaggagagctcag GTCCCACGCTCACCAAGGAGGACAAAGAAGCTCTGAGGCAGAAGGAGCTGAAGCAGATGAAGGCCAAATACGGTCTGCAG AGCAGCGAGTACGAGGAGGTGAAAGCCCTGAAGAACCCGCGGTACCAGGACCGGGCCCAGTGTCGCCGGCAGACGGTGGGCAGCGAGGGAGCGTTCCAGAGAGACGACGCTCCGGCTTCTGTCCACCA GGAAATCAGCGAAGTCAACAAAGGACGCAAGATGCTGGAGAAGATGGgctggaggaaaggagagggtcTGGGCAAAGAGGGGACCGGCATGAAGGACCCG ATCCAGCTGAAGATCCGGAAGTCCCAGTCGGGTCTGGGGGCCGGCGGCGCCGTGTCCCTGGACTGCGCCTCGGTGACCAAGTCCAAGtcccagaagaactgggagaaAGCCCGCGAGAGGTTCGCCGACTCGTGCCAGCCCGACGAGCCGTCGCTCAAAACGCAGAAGAAGAAATCGCCCAAAGCCTGGgtcaaggaggaggagcctgagacCGACCAGAACAAGTGGCCCAGAGCCTGGgtcaaggaggaggagcctgagacCGACCAGAACAAGTGGCCCAGAGCCTGGgtccagggggaggagccagagacCGCCACCGACCAGGACTAG
- the aggf1 gene encoding angiogenic factor with G patch and FHA domains 1 isoform X3 produces the protein MAVVSRVASKHYHGFNYRLTCRADRKLTEREPDANVLLMENEVWENEVWEPDVDAQPEEPEEPEEPEELRLRVEFLNQELRDCRAELSRLQKQLKQTERLQRSTEGYNEDLRRQVDQLSAEIHERKKKDKDKVHNVTQTEEYVWTETDYYNYYYGGQAQKPEASDTKDCLDAAAEEVVNGEEATGGSTPVEAANANPDDSVAVPPEEENGGSIADMLRATAEEAMTQTGFVFDEATGMYYDRGTSFYYDSASQLYYDANTGFYYCFDAESGRYQFHSRIEVAAAEPIQDKSAAEKKSRKLKKGSKKSSHQENKEFIFDELEEEETEWVERKTMKKKAKRKSRSPDVAPRRKHSKRREGSGKTSSKRKRQRTDSEEEEEEKERSRRKKKKSKSKKLKKKKSPASSVDSEGNSEPEEGEITESEKEWESTPSFSSASSSKETSEMETHGHEAAKDIWPPCVRVTVVRSPVLQVGTLFIITADAPASIGREKDMDHAIRIPEMGVSKFHAEVYFDPELQGYMLVDQGSQNGTVINGNRILQPKTKCEPHALMHGDEVKMGDSVLSFHIHAGTDTCDGCEPGQVMAHLSKHPREESSGPTLTKEDKEALRQKELKQMKAKYGLQSSEYEEVKALKNPRYQDRAQCRRQTVGSEGAFQRDDAPASVHQEISEVNKGRKMLEKMGWRKGEGLGKEGTGMKDPIQLKIRKSQSGLGAGGAVSLDCASVTKSKSQKNWEKARERFADSCQPDEPSLKTQKKKSPKAWVKEEEPETDQNKWPRAWVKEEEPETDQNKWPRAWVQGEEPETATDQD, from the exons ATGGCGGTTGTGAGCAGGGTGGCCAGTAAACATTACCACGGTTTTAACT ATCGGCTCACGTGTCGCGCGGACAGGAAACTCACTGAAAGAGAGCCGGACGCGAACG TTTTGCTCATGGAGAACGAAGTGTGGGAGAACGAAGTGTGGGAGCCCGACGTCGACGCGCAGCCGGAGGAGCCGGAGGAGCCGGAGGAGCCGGAGGAGCTCCGGCTGCGCGTGGAGTTCCTGAACCAGGAGCTCCGCGACTGCAGAGCCGAGCTGAGCCGGttgcagaagcagctgaagcaAACCGAGCGGCTGCAGAGGAGCACGGAGGGCTACAACGAGGACCTGCGCAGACAG GTCGACCAGCTGAGTGCAGAGATTCACGAGcggaagaagaaggacaaagaCAAAGTTCACAATGTAACTCAGACGGAAGAATATGTGTGGACAGAAACAG ATTATTACAACTACTACTATGGAGGCCAGGCTCAGAAGCCAGAGGCTTCGGACACGAAGGACTGCCTCGACGCGGCAGCCGAGGAGGTCGTCAACGGCGAGGAGGCAACGGGGGGTTCAACACCGGTGGAGGCAGCTAATGCTAACCCAGATGACAGTGTTGCAGTCCCACCTGAG GAGGAGAACGGAGGATCCATCGCTGACATGCTGAGGGCGACGGCCGAAGAGGCCATGACGCAGACCGGGTTCGTCTTCGATGAGGCGACCGGGATGTACTACGACCGCGGCACCAGCTTCTACTACGACTCG GCCAGTCAGTTGTACTACGACGCCAACACGGGCTTTTACTACTGCTTCGACGCCGAGAGCGGGCGATACCAATTCCACTCCAGGATCGAGGTGGCCGCCGCGGAGCCGATTCAAGACAAGAGCGCCGCGGAAAAGAAAAGCAGGAAGTTGAAGAAAGGGTCCAAGAAATCATCCCACCAGGAGAATAAG GAGTTCATATTCGACGagttggaagaagaagaaaccgaaTGGGTCGAAAGGAAAACGATGAAGAAGAAAGCCAAACGGAAGTCTCGCAGTCCAGACGTGGCGCCGCGTAGGAAACACTCCAAGCGCAGAGAGGGGAGCGGCAAGACCTCGTCCAAGAGGAAGAGGCAGAGAACAgattctgaggaggaggaggaggagaaggagagatcgaggaggaaaaagaagaaatcaaAGTCCAAGaagctgaagaagaaaaagagtccGGCTTCCAGCGTCGACTCCGAGGGGAACAGCGAACCGGAAGAGGGGGAGATCACGGAGTCCGAGAAGGAGTGGGAGTCCACTCCCTCGTTCTCATCGGCCTCCAGCTCCAAGGAAACGTCCGAAATGGAGACCCATGGTCATGAAG CAGCCAAAGACATCTGGCCGCCCTGCGTCAGAGTGACGGTGGTCCGGTCCCCCGTCCTGCAGGTGGGCACGCTGTTCATCATCACGGCCGACGCCCCGGCCTCCATCGGCAG AGAGAAGGATATGGACCATGCCATCCGAATACCGGAGATGGGAGTCAGCaag TTCCACGCAGAGGTGTACTTCGACCCCGAGCTGCAGGGCTACATGCTGGTGGACCAGGGCAGCCAGAACGGAACCGTCATCAACGGCAACCGGATCCTGCAG CCCAAAACCAAATGCGAGCCGCACGCGCTGATGCACGGCGACGAGGTGAAGATGGGCGACAGCGTGCTGTCCTTCCACATCCACGCGGGGACGGACACCTGCGACGGCTGTGAGCCCGGCCAGGTGATGGCGCACCTCAGCAAGCACccgagagaggagagctcag GTCCCACGCTCACCAAGGAGGACAAAGAAGCTCTGAGGCAGAAGGAGCTGAAGCAGATGAAGGCCAAATACGGTCTGCAG AGCAGCGAGTACGAGGAGGTGAAAGCCCTGAAGAACCCGCGGTACCAGGACCGGGCCCAGTGTCGCCGGCAGACGGTGGGCAGCGAGGGAGCGTTCCAGAGAGACGACGCTCCGGCTTCTGTCCACCA GGAAATCAGCGAAGTCAACAAAGGACGCAAGATGCTGGAGAAGATGGgctggaggaaaggagagggtcTGGGCAAAGAGGGGACCGGCATGAAGGACCCG ATCCAGCTGAAGATCCGGAAGTCCCAGTCGGGTCTGGGGGCCGGCGGCGCCGTGTCCCTGGACTGCGCCTCGGTGACCAAGTCCAAGtcccagaagaactgggagaaAGCCCGCGAGAGGTTCGCCGACTCGTGCCAGCCCGACGAGCCGTCGCTCAAAACGCAGAAGAAGAAATCGCCCAAAGCCTGGgtcaaggaggaggagcctgagacCGACCAGAACAAGTGGCCCAGAGCCTGGgtcaaggaggaggagcctgagacCGACCAGAACAAGTGGCCCAGAGCCTGGgtccagggggaggagccagagacCGCCACCGACCAGGACTAG
- the aggf1 gene encoding angiogenic factor with G patch and FHA domains 1 isoform X1 gives MAVVSRVASKHYHGFNCNSLNIINNMYSSVSVTRNGYKHVYFQLSDRLTCRADRKLTEREPDANVLLMENEVWENEVWEPDVDAQPEEPEEPEEPEELRLRVEFLNQELRDCRAELSRLQKQLKQTERLQRSTEGYNEDLRRQVDQLSAEIHERKKKDKDKVHNVTQTEEYVWTETDYYNYYYGGQAQKPEASDTKDCLDAAAEEVVNGEEATGGSTPVEAANANPDDSVAVPPEEENGGSIADMLRATAEEAMTQTGFVFDEATGMYYDRGTSFYYDSASQLYYDANTGFYYCFDAESGRYQFHSRIEVAAAEPIQDKSAAEKKSRKLKKGSKKSSHQENKEFIFDELEEEETEWVERKTMKKKAKRKSRSPDVAPRRKHSKRREGSGKTSSKRKRQRTDSEEEEEEKERSRRKKKKSKSKKLKKKKSPASSVDSEGNSEPEEGEITESEKEWESTPSFSSASSSKETSEMETHGHEAAKDIWPPCVRVTVVRSPVLQVGTLFIITADAPASIGREKDMDHAIRIPEMGVSKFHAEVYFDPELQGYMLVDQGSQNGTVINGNRILQPKTKCEPHALMHGDEVKMGDSVLSFHIHAGTDTCDGCEPGQVMAHLSKHPREESSGPTLTKEDKEALRQKELKQMKAKYGLQSSEYEEVKALKNPRYQDRAQCRRQTVGSEGAFQRDDAPASVHQEISEVNKGRKMLEKMGWRKGEGLGKEGTGMKDPIQLKIRKSQSGLGAGGAVSLDCASVTKSKSQKNWEKARERFADSCQPDEPSLKTQKKKSPKAWVKEEEPETDQNKWPRAWVKEEEPETDQNKWPRAWVQGEEPETATDQD, from the exons ATGGCGGTTGTGAGCAGGGTGGCCAGTAAACATTACCACGGTTTTAACTGTAACTCTCTCAATATCATCAACAACATGTACTCCAGTGTATCGGTAACACGGAATGGTTACAAACATGTGTATTTTCAACTTTCAGATCGGCTCACGTGTCGCGCGGACAGGAAACTCACTGAAAGAGAGCCGGACGCGAACG TTTTGCTCATGGAGAACGAAGTGTGGGAGAACGAAGTGTGGGAGCCCGACGTCGACGCGCAGCCGGAGGAGCCGGAGGAGCCGGAGGAGCCGGAGGAGCTCCGGCTGCGCGTGGAGTTCCTGAACCAGGAGCTCCGCGACTGCAGAGCCGAGCTGAGCCGGttgcagaagcagctgaagcaAACCGAGCGGCTGCAGAGGAGCACGGAGGGCTACAACGAGGACCTGCGCAGACAG GTCGACCAGCTGAGTGCAGAGATTCACGAGcggaagaagaaggacaaagaCAAAGTTCACAATGTAACTCAGACGGAAGAATATGTGTGGACAGAAACAG ATTATTACAACTACTACTATGGAGGCCAGGCTCAGAAGCCAGAGGCTTCGGACACGAAGGACTGCCTCGACGCGGCAGCCGAGGAGGTCGTCAACGGCGAGGAGGCAACGGGGGGTTCAACACCGGTGGAGGCAGCTAATGCTAACCCAGATGACAGTGTTGCAGTCCCACCTGAG GAGGAGAACGGAGGATCCATCGCTGACATGCTGAGGGCGACGGCCGAAGAGGCCATGACGCAGACCGGGTTCGTCTTCGATGAGGCGACCGGGATGTACTACGACCGCGGCACCAGCTTCTACTACGACTCG GCCAGTCAGTTGTACTACGACGCCAACACGGGCTTTTACTACTGCTTCGACGCCGAGAGCGGGCGATACCAATTCCACTCCAGGATCGAGGTGGCCGCCGCGGAGCCGATTCAAGACAAGAGCGCCGCGGAAAAGAAAAGCAGGAAGTTGAAGAAAGGGTCCAAGAAATCATCCCACCAGGAGAATAAG GAGTTCATATTCGACGagttggaagaagaagaaaccgaaTGGGTCGAAAGGAAAACGATGAAGAAGAAAGCCAAACGGAAGTCTCGCAGTCCAGACGTGGCGCCGCGTAGGAAACACTCCAAGCGCAGAGAGGGGAGCGGCAAGACCTCGTCCAAGAGGAAGAGGCAGAGAACAgattctgaggaggaggaggaggagaaggagagatcgaggaggaaaaagaagaaatcaaAGTCCAAGaagctgaagaagaaaaagagtccGGCTTCCAGCGTCGACTCCGAGGGGAACAGCGAACCGGAAGAGGGGGAGATCACGGAGTCCGAGAAGGAGTGGGAGTCCACTCCCTCGTTCTCATCGGCCTCCAGCTCCAAGGAAACGTCCGAAATGGAGACCCATGGTCATGAAG CAGCCAAAGACATCTGGCCGCCCTGCGTCAGAGTGACGGTGGTCCGGTCCCCCGTCCTGCAGGTGGGCACGCTGTTCATCATCACGGCCGACGCCCCGGCCTCCATCGGCAG AGAGAAGGATATGGACCATGCCATCCGAATACCGGAGATGGGAGTCAGCaag TTCCACGCAGAGGTGTACTTCGACCCCGAGCTGCAGGGCTACATGCTGGTGGACCAGGGCAGCCAGAACGGAACCGTCATCAACGGCAACCGGATCCTGCAG CCCAAAACCAAATGCGAGCCGCACGCGCTGATGCACGGCGACGAGGTGAAGATGGGCGACAGCGTGCTGTCCTTCCACATCCACGCGGGGACGGACACCTGCGACGGCTGTGAGCCCGGCCAGGTGATGGCGCACCTCAGCAAGCACccgagagaggagagctcag GTCCCACGCTCACCAAGGAGGACAAAGAAGCTCTGAGGCAGAAGGAGCTGAAGCAGATGAAGGCCAAATACGGTCTGCAG AGCAGCGAGTACGAGGAGGTGAAAGCCCTGAAGAACCCGCGGTACCAGGACCGGGCCCAGTGTCGCCGGCAGACGGTGGGCAGCGAGGGAGCGTTCCAGAGAGACGACGCTCCGGCTTCTGTCCACCA GGAAATCAGCGAAGTCAACAAAGGACGCAAGATGCTGGAGAAGATGGgctggaggaaaggagagggtcTGGGCAAAGAGGGGACCGGCATGAAGGACCCG ATCCAGCTGAAGATCCGGAAGTCCCAGTCGGGTCTGGGGGCCGGCGGCGCCGTGTCCCTGGACTGCGCCTCGGTGACCAAGTCCAAGtcccagaagaactgggagaaAGCCCGCGAGAGGTTCGCCGACTCGTGCCAGCCCGACGAGCCGTCGCTCAAAACGCAGAAGAAGAAATCGCCCAAAGCCTGGgtcaaggaggaggagcctgagacCGACCAGAACAAGTGGCCCAGAGCCTGGgtcaaggaggaggagcctgagacCGACCAGAACAAGTGGCCCAGAGCCTGGgtccagggggaggagccagagacCGCCACCGACCAGGACTAG